The Lactobacillus sp. ESL0680 DNA segment CCGTTAATTGTAAAGGTAGCGTGGTGCTTATAACTTCTAAAGCCTGTCGCATAAACTGTATCATCTTTTGCAAAACCAAAGGTAACTTTTGCTTGGTTAATTTTGGCACTACGTTCACGTAAAAGCGGTTCATCCCCGTTATAGATGAGTTCCCCGTCCTCACGCAAAAAGTCAGTGATTTCCATTTTGGCATCAGCAATACCTTCACGGGAACCCAAAAATTCAATGTGAGCTTCACCAATCATGGTAATGACAGTTACGTCAGGATGCGTTAACTCACTTAAATGATGCAATTGACCAGCATGATCCATACCCATTTCCAAAACCAAAATTTCTGTATTTGGCTTCATTTCCAAAATGGTCATCGGCACACCGATTTCATTATTAAAGTTAGCATCGGTCTTGTGCACGTTGAAACGTTTAGCAAGTACCGCAGCCGTCATATCCTTGGTTGTTGTCTTACCGTTAGATCCGGTAATGCCAACAACAGTCGGGTTAACCTTGTTTAAGTAGTATTGCGCTAATTTTTGCATGCTTAACAGCGGATCATCGACTTCTAACACGGCAATAGCTGTCGGTTTATCAGCATGGCCCTTCTGCCATAAAGTTGCGCAAGCTCCGTTAGCAATTGCACTATCAATGAAGTCGTGACCATCGCGTTCGCCCATTAGTGGGACAAACAAGCCGCCAGCTGTAATTTTTCTTGAGTCAAAGGCAACCGAAGTAATAACTGTTTGTTCATCGCCTTCACAAGTTGAATTGATTGCTTTGGCAATCTCTGCCAGTTGCATTTTCATCTATATTCTGCTCCTAAAAAAGAAAGTCCGTACAGCAATTATTACACTTAATCTCGATTTGGTATAACAATTTAGCTTCACATAAAAAAACAGCCCCAATGGGACTGCTTCCACCAGATCAAAGGTATTACTTGTTGTTCATACCATACTTCTTGTTGAACTTTTCGATCCGACCATCTGCTTGAGCAAACTTTTGCTTGCCTGTGTAGAATGGGTGAGAATCTGAAGTGATTTCAACGCGAATTAATGGGTAAGTTTTACCTTCGTATTCTACTGTTTCCGTTGGCTTCAAAGTTGAACCTGCAACGAACTTAGCACCTGTAGCTGAGTCCATAAAGACAACTTCTTGGTAATCTGGATGAATGCCTTGTTTCATGTTTATTACTCCTTTTGCCATGACCTTATTTCAAGCCATAGATTAATCGATTAACGTTAACTACTCTAACATTTTTGTCAGTAAAATTCAAGCCTTAATCTTTTTTGCATTCAGGTTAATTTAAAACAATGTCACTTGGCTTAATTTCGCTGCCAAAGTACGGCTTTAATTCTTGATTATAATCATTAACAAAGAACTTTTGTCCATTCAACTTAGTGATTTCCTTGTTAGTCCAAGTTAATAAAGACTTGTTGCCCTTCTTGACGGCTGGAGAAATAAATTGGTTCGGGCCAATGTTCTTAATGCCAACAGTATAACTGGGGTTCTTCTTAACCCAAGCATAAAGGTAAGAATTATCATCAGCTAAGGCTGCTGCCCGCTTATTCTTAATTGCATTAAATTGCTGGGTCTTGGAGTCAAACTTCAATAAGTTAACGCCGCTCTTCTTAGCAAAATAGTTTTCTGCAGTAGTCCCCTTAGTAACAATTAAGCTCTTGCCATTCAACTCACTAGCCTTAGTGATTGGCGCATTCTTAGGTGAAATCACCCCAACAGAAACCTTCATGTAAGGTTTGGCATAATCAATAACCTGCTTACGTTCCGGTGTAACCGTGAAGTTAGCCAAAACTAAGTCGGCCTTATTGGAATTTAAGGTGTCGACACGGTTGTTGGCGTTGACTTGAATAAACTTAATCTTTACGCCCATGTCCTTAGCCATTTGCCGTGCCAGCCGCACATCGTAACCGACCCGCTTACCATTGGCATTAACCCAGCCATATGGCGGCAAATCGCCAAAGACAGCTACACGTAATACCCCGCGCTTTTTAATGGCAGTCACGCTGCTATCATTATTGCCTGCCGAATGATTACTTGATGCTTTAATTCCAAAGAAAGCTGCAATTGCAATAATTACAACAACTATCACACCAATAATTGTATTTCTTGTCTTATTCTTCTTCATTGTTTCTCCTTAAAAATCCATACTTGTTAAAAATTCTTGCGCCCGGTCAGTCTGCGGTTTAGCAAAGAACTGCTTTCCTGGCGTATTTTCAATAATTTTGCCGTCTTCTAAAAACAATACCTGATCCGCAATTTGCGCAGCAAAGTTCATTTCGTGCGTCACGATAATCATGGTCATGTGGTCTTTTTTCGCCAAAGTCGTCATGATTTGTAAAATACCACGCACCATTTCCGGATCAAGTGATGCCGTCACCTCATCAAAGAGCATCACTTCTGGATGCATTGCCAAGGCCCGGACAATCGCAATCCGCTGCTTTTGCCCACCGGACAATTCTCGCGGATAGGCATCAACGTACTTAACTAACCCAACACGATCGAGCAGCTTTAATGCTTCATCTTTAACTTCTTCTGCTGGGCGTTTTTGCACCTTAGTTGGTGCCAGCAAAATATTTTCCATTACTGTTAAATTGGGGAACAAGTCATAACTCTGAAAGACCATGCCGATTTTTTGACGTAACTCTTGCCAGTTCTGATCGGTCGGGGTGATTTTTTGTCCCTTAAAATAAAGCGCACCTTCATTAAATTGCTCAAGCCCATTAAGACACCTGAGCAAGGTACTTTTACCTGATCCTGATGGTCCAAGCAAAGTTAACACTTCGCCTTCTTCTAGCTTAAAGTTGATGTCATGCAATACCTGACGGTCGCCGTAAAACTTATTTAAATGTTCAACTCGTAAAATTTCTTTTGCCATTTATTTCACCTACTTTTTCGCAGCCAAGCGTTTGGCCCAAGCTGATAATGGATAATCAATTACAAAATATAAAATAAAGATCAAACCATAAATCCAAAAGACAGCATTTGGATACTGCTGGTTGTTAGCTTCAATAATCTGCTGACCAACGGCAATCACGTCAATGATACTAATTGTCATCAACAGCGAGGTCGTCTTAATGACCCGCGTTGCTAAATTAATCGTTGCTGGCAATTCTAGTTTGACTGCTTGTGGCAATAAGACATAGCGGAATAGCTGCAGGCGGCTTAACCCTAATGCTAGACCTGATTCTTTCTGCGATACTGGTACCGACTCAATTGCTCCACGCACGATATCGCTAAATTCTGCGGCAACCCACAAGGAAAATGCCAAAACAGCCATCCAACTCGCCGACCAATTGATGTGCAGCTGCCGCGGCAGGATGTAATAGACTAAATACAGCAAGACAATTGTTGGTACAATCCGGAAAAATTCAAGGTAGAGCCGTAAGATAAAGCGGACAAACTTATTAGGCAGTGTCCTTAGAACACCAAAAATAGTTCCTAAGATTAAACCCAAAATTAAGCTAACGGCCGCAATCCAGACAGAAGTCCACAGTCCCTGCATGATCCGGGCAAAATTGTCCCCAGCAAAGAAAACATTAATCGCCGAATGTGCCATAACGAACTCTCCTTTCCAAATAATTGAGGAGCAAGATAACCGGAATTAAGATAATTGCATAGGCGATAACCAGCACCAGCAAGTATTCGTTAGAACGGTAATACATCCCAATTAAATCTAGCGCCGTATTAGTTAATTCTGGAATTGCAATTACTGAGAAGATTGAAGTTTCCTTAATTAAAAAGATAATGTTCGCAGTCAAAGCCGGCATACTGAGTGCAAACCCTTGAGGGAAAACAACGTAGCGGGCTAACTGCAGCTTACTCATTCCCAGTGCCTTGCCGTTATCAATTTGATTAGCATTGACTCCCGTAAATCCGCCGGTAAAACCTTCTGCCATATAAGCGCCACCCAAGAAAATCAGTCCGATAATGCCACATGTTTCTGCCGACATTTTCAAACCAAAAACGGGAAACGCATAATATAAGAAAAATAATTGAATTAACAACGGCGTGTTCCGGGCCAATTCGACATAAGCTGTAAAAATTTGACACAGTATGGGTACCTTAAAATATTGCACTAAACTGCTAACTATACCGACAATAATCGAACCTACAATCCCGACTAGCGACAGCCAAAGAGTCAATTCAAAGGCTTTGCCGAAGACTGGTAAACTCTGAGAGATAATCTGCCAGCTCATCTTTTCCCCTCACTTCCTAGCAAAAAAGGACCTGTCAATTACGCAAATTAACAGGTCCTTATTAAAAAGCTGCGAATACATTTAAATTCGCAGCTTTCCAACTATTAACGATCATTAAAGCGAAATTAACTGCAAAAACAGACTGTGGCCATTGATTTTAGTTGAACATTCAGTGAGACAGTTTTGTAATTTTTGCATGATGTTAATCCCTTTCTTACTTATTATCTGTAAGTATCTTATATGCTAAACTTGTACTTACTTTTTGTCAATTGTTTAGTCTTACCTAATCGAATGTTTTTGCGTTAGAACGAAAAAACCACAGCTTCCTATGAGTTGTGGTTTTAGTTTCTACTATTATGAATTTATTCTTGTTTATTTAGTTAGATAAATTCTGTTACGGCAGCGGCAACCAAAATAATGATTAAGCCGACAACCGTCACAGCCATTTCCTTCTTCGTCTTTTTCTGACCTAAGAACCAGATACCGGTTAAGGTAGCCAAAATAACTGAAGTCTGTGATAAGACAAAGCCAGTTGCCAAGCCGTTCATGTTAGGCTGGGCTGAAATCAAATAGGTTAATGCCGCAAAGGCAAAGAAGAACCCCGCAAAAATCTGCTTGTAGGAAACAAGTTCCGTAAAAGGATTCTCACTTTTATCTTTAATAGCAACATAGATGCCATACACAATCCCTGTCAATAACATCCCAATCGCTTGCGGTAAAAAAGCATGTTGACCATTAACGTGGGCAGCTTGCGGTGCAGCAGAATATGCCCAGTAACCAATCTCACCAAATAACAACCAAAGCGTTGCCTTTTTAAGCAAACTTGATTTTTGCGCAGTCTTCTTTTCTGACCAAACTGTCATATAGGCGCCAAGAATGATTGCTACTAAGGCAATTGCTCCAACTATTTTAGCTGGGATTCCCGGCCAATCACCAAGGGCAATTACGCCCCATAATGAAGCACCTAGCAATTGGAAGGCTGTCGTAATTGGCATCGCCCGCGAAGAACCGACTAAACCAAAGGACATGAACGTCACAATCTGAGCACTTGCCCAGCCAATTCCAGAAACAATGGACAATAAGAGTGCCGTTCCAGCCGGTAATGTGTAGCCGCCTGCAATTGCATAGACCAAACCAAAGATAAAGGTCCCAAGCGTGGTACCTAAAATCTGGTTAGCAGGCTTGCCGCCGATTTTAGATGCGATTGTCGGGAACAGTCCCCAGCCAAGGAGCGGACCCAAACCAACTAATAATGCAGTAGTATTCAATTTTTTCTCCTAGCGTTAAAAGACAACGTTACTTTCAAGCAAAATATTCGCAAATGGCGTCATTTCACCGGTTCTGACAAAGGCCTTGCAATCCTTCAAGCTTTCTTTTAATTCCTCATGCGTAATAAATTCAATTGGCATCTCTGGCAGACGCTCCTTGATTTGCGCTAGCATTTCCGGATTTTCCGTTTTAATTTCACTAGCCAAAAAAATCCGCTGAATCCCCAATTCTTCAAGAACGTTGTTGAGCACGTCCATGAAGCTAGGAATCCCATTAGTGACAGCCAAGTCAATCTTTTCTGTACCCTTAGGAACCGGCGTGCCGGCATCACCAATTGCCAACTTGTCAAAATGCCCCATGGTGGCAATCACGCGCGATAAATCTGAATTAATCACTTTTGTCTTTTTCATTTCAATCCACTTTCTACTACAAAGTTACTTAACTTGATCGATTTCCTTCTTGTACGGAATTGACGGCTGGGCACCATAGCGCTGCACCGTTAACGACGACGCTTTGTTAGCAAACACAATTGCCTCACGCAAATTAGAAAAGTCTGGCTTTAACAAACTCGACATCGCACCAATAAAGGTATCGCCGGCAGCAGTTGTATCAACAGCCTTAACTTTAAAAGCAGGAACCAGTTCGCTCTGCCCATTAAAGTCATAAAAAGCACCCTTGGAACCAATCGTAATAATTACTGCAGCTATTCCAAGGTCATGTAACTTAGCAGCAGCCTGCTTGGCGCTAAGTTCATCCGTAACATGAACCCCAGTAATCGTTTCAGCTTCAGTTTCATTTGGTGCAATCATATCCGTCAATTGCAGCAATTCTCTTGGGATTTCAGTCATTGCTGGTGCCGGATTCAAAATTGTTTTAATTCCGTGAGCGCGAGCAATCTCAAAGCCCTTAATTGTTGCCGCAATTGGCGTTTCAAATTGAGCAATCACAAAATCACTGTCTGAAATCAATGCACTCTTTTGCGCAATGTCATCAGAACCAAAGGCATAATTGGCACCAGCATAAATCGTAATTGAGTTCTGACCTTCATCGTCAATCGAAATAAAGGCTTGACCCGTTGACTCATTCTCAATTGTCGCAATTCCAGAAACATCAATGCCTTCTTCTTTAAGCAAATTCAGCATTTCTGTTCCCGGTGCATCAGCGCCAACGGCACCAATAAAGCGGGTCGCACAACCAGACCGTGCTGCCGCAACCGCTTGGTTAGCACCCTTACCTCCAGCAGCAGAATAGTGTTCCTTTGCATGGATTGTTTCGCCCGGCTTAACCATTCGCTCAACCCGCAAGTTGGTATCAAGGTTAATACTGCCGATAACCGTAACCTTATTCATCTTTCTCTCCTCTATAAACTGCCAAAGCCTTTCGGCTAATTAGTCTTCATCCAAATAATAGCATACTTGTAATTGCTTTCAAACATGCTAAATATATTTATAAACATGTTTATGAACCGCAATCTTAGTCTTTTGCGTTAATTTAACCTATAATGTTGAAGTTATTTTAAATTATTAAGGACTTGATTATGAAAAGACAACTCACATTATTCGCCGCATTAGCTACGGTCATGGGAACCATGATTGGCGGCGGGGCTTTTTTCAAAATTGCTAGTGTTTCCGCATTGACCCATAATGCTTGGCTGAGCATCCTTGTTTGGCCGCTGGCTGGGTTCATCACCCTAATGGCTGGGTTAAGTGTTGCAGAACTTGCCGCCATTTTCCCCGAAGACGGCGGACCGGTCAAATACTTGCAAGAAATTTACGGACCCAAGATTGCCTTTCTCTTTGGTTGGTCACTAATCATCATTTACTATCCCGCTAATATTGCCGCCCTTTCAATTGTCTTTGCGACGCAATTAAAGCAAATTCCCAGCTTCAGCAATTTTTCTACTACTGGTGTGGCACTTGTTGTTATGGCGACTGTCCTGCTGGTTAATTGGTTCGGCTCTAAACTAAGCAGTGAGGTACAAAAGCTGGCGTTAATTATCAAGTTGTTGCCGATTGCCGCAATCATTATCTTTGCCGTGTTCAGCGGCAGTCCTAACCAATTAGCTAGTGCACCATTGCCTCACCTTAACTCTGCTAACGGCGCTGCCTTCGGCCAAGCTCTATTGGCGGTTCTTTTTGCTTATGACGGCTGGCTCAGTATTGGTAATTTAGCTGGCGAAATTAAAAATCCGGCCAAGACCTTATCGCGGGCCATTACTTGGGGCGTGTTCGGTGTTACCATCATTTATACTCTGCTCAATTGGGGTTATCTTAGAATTACTCCGTGGTCTAAAATTGTGGGTAATCAAGGAGCTGCACTGCTTACCGCTCAGCGATTATTTGGTAATTTTGGTGGACTAATTATCAGTATTGGTATCTTAGTATCCGTCTTTGGCGCTATTAACGGTCACCTCATGGTCGGCTCCAGAATGCCATATACCTTAGGTAAACAAAATAAATTACCGGCGGCGAATTTTTTTGCTAAATTAAATCGTAAAACCATCGTTCCAACTAACAGCATGCTTTTTGAATGTGCAATTGCAGCCATCATGATTTTTTCCGGTACCTTTGACAGCTTAACCGATATGCTAGTCTATGTTTCGTGGATTTTTTCAATTCTATTATTTGTTGGTGTCTTCATTCTACGCCAAAAGCAGCCCGAGTTAACGAGACCATACAAGGTACCCCTCTTCCCGTGGCCACCAATCCTTGCAATTATCGGCGCCTTGTTTATTGTAATTAACACCACCCTAACTCAGCCCGTTTTGGCAGTTATCGGTATCTTGCTAACATTAACTGGCTGGCCAGTGTATTTGTGGGTAGAGAAAAAATAAAATCAAATAAAAAGGCTAAAAACGTGAAGTTTTTAGTCTTTTTTGCTATTTAATAATTTGCTTGTATTTTTAATGTGTTAAATTAATAGAGCTTTCTTTTCAATAGAATTTTACTACTAACCTAATTGGCTATCTTAAAATTCCTAATTTTGATTATCATTACTACTTACTTGATGAGCCTCCTTATACGCCTCACGAGCAAGATAATTAACGTCATCAGCAAGACTATCGACGTCCTTAGCAGTATTACCAGTGTTTG contains these protein-coding regions:
- the murF gene encoding UDP-N-acetylmuramoyl-tripeptide--D-alanyl-D-alanine ligase, with protein sequence MKMQLAEIAKAINSTCEGDEQTVITSVAFDSRKITAGGLFVPLMGERDGHDFIDSAIANGACATLWQKGHADKPTAIAVLEVDDPLLSMQKLAQYYLNKVNPTVVGITGSNGKTTTKDMTAAVLAKRFNVHKTDANFNNEIGVPMTILEMKPNTEILVLEMGMDHAGQLHHLSELTHPDVTVITMIGEAHIEFLGSREGIADAKMEITDFLREDGELIYNGDEPLLRERSAKINQAKVTFGFAKDDTVYATGFRSYKHHATFTINGSQKQFSIPMIGKHNVSNAMSALCVGRHFGESDEEIAAALANFTPTANRMEWEKGDVGEDIMSDIYNSNPTAVRAVLTSFGQIQIPEGSRRIAVLGDMLELGKRSASLHADLADSLDPQVINEVYLFGAEMNNLAAALKSKYAPENLHYYKEDQMPQMIAALKNDIKPHDIVVLKGSHGMHLEKVLERLR
- a CDS encoding type B 50S ribosomal protein L31 — its product is MKQGIHPDYQEVVFMDSATGAKFVAGSTLKPTETVEYEGKTYPLIRVEITSDSHPFYTGKQKFAQADGRIEKFNKKYGMNNK
- a CDS encoding transporter substrate-binding domain-containing protein — encoded protein: MKKNKTRNTIIGVIVVVIIAIAAFFGIKASSNHSAGNNDSSVTAIKKRGVLRVAVFGDLPPYGWVNANGKRVGYDVRLARQMAKDMGVKIKFIQVNANNRVDTLNSNKADLVLANFTVTPERKQVIDYAKPYMKVSVGVISPKNAPITKASELNGKSLIVTKGTTAENYFAKKSGVNLLKFDSKTQQFNAIKNKRAAALADDNSYLYAWVKKNPSYTVGIKNIGPNQFISPAVKKGNKSLLTWTNKEITKLNGQKFFVNDYNQELKPYFGSEIKPSDIVLN
- a CDS encoding amino acid ABC transporter ATP-binding protein: MAKEILRVEHLNKFYGDRQVLHDINFKLEEGEVLTLLGPSGSGKSTLLRCLNGLEQFNEGALYFKGQKITPTDQNWQELRQKIGMVFQSYDLFPNLTVMENILLAPTKVQKRPAEEVKDEALKLLDRVGLVKYVDAYPRELSGGQKQRIAIVRALAMHPEVMLFDEVTASLDPEMVRGILQIMTTLAKKDHMTMIIVTHEMNFAAQIADQVLFLEDGKIIENTPGKQFFAKPQTDRAQEFLTSMDF
- a CDS encoding amino acid ABC transporter permease, with product MAHSAINVFFAGDNFARIMQGLWTSVWIAAVSLILGLILGTIFGVLRTLPNKFVRFILRLYLEFFRIVPTIVLLYLVYYILPRQLHINWSASWMAVLAFSLWVAAEFSDIVRGAIESVPVSQKESGLALGLSRLQLFRYVLLPQAVKLELPATINLATRVIKTTSLLMTISIIDVIAVGQQIIEANNQQYPNAVFWIYGLIFILYFVIDYPLSAWAKRLAAKK
- a CDS encoding amino acid ABC transporter permease gives rise to the protein MSWQIISQSLPVFGKAFELTLWLSLVGIVGSIIVGIVSSLVQYFKVPILCQIFTAYVELARNTPLLIQLFFLYYAFPVFGLKMSAETCGIIGLIFLGGAYMAEGFTGGFTGVNANQIDNGKALGMSKLQLARYVVFPQGFALSMPALTANIIFLIKETSIFSVIAIPELTNTALDLIGMYYRSNEYLLVLVIAYAIILIPVILLLNYLERRVRYGTFGD
- a CDS encoding GRP family sugar transporter; translated protein: MNTTALLVGLGPLLGWGLFPTIASKIGGKPANQILGTTLGTFIFGLVYAIAGGYTLPAGTALLLSIVSGIGWASAQIVTFMSFGLVGSSRAMPITTAFQLLGASLWGVIALGDWPGIPAKIVGAIALVAIILGAYMTVWSEKKTAQKSSLLKKATLWLLFGEIGYWAYSAAPQAAHVNGQHAFLPQAIGMLLTGIVYGIYVAIKDKSENPFTELVSYKQIFAGFFFAFAALTYLISAQPNMNGLATGFVLSQTSVILATLTGIWFLGQKKTKKEMAVTVVGLIIILVAAAVTEFI
- the rbsD gene encoding D-ribose pyranase translates to MKKTKVINSDLSRVIATMGHFDKLAIGDAGTPVPKGTEKIDLAVTNGIPSFMDVLNNVLEELGIQRIFLASEIKTENPEMLAQIKERLPEMPIEFITHEELKESLKDCKAFVRTGEMTPFANILLESNVVF
- the rbsK gene encoding ribokinase, with translation MNKVTVIGSINLDTNLRVERMVKPGETIHAKEHYSAAGGKGANQAVAAARSGCATRFIGAVGADAPGTEMLNLLKEEGIDVSGIATIENESTGQAFISIDDEGQNSITIYAGANYAFGSDDIAQKSALISDSDFVIAQFETPIAATIKGFEIARAHGIKTILNPAPAMTEIPRELLQLTDMIAPNETEAETITGVHVTDELSAKQAAAKLHDLGIAAVIITIGSKGAFYDFNGQSELVPAFKVKAVDTTAAGDTFIGAMSSLLKPDFSNLREAIVFANKASSLTVQRYGAQPSIPYKKEIDQVK
- a CDS encoding amino acid permease, with amino-acid sequence MKRQLTLFAALATVMGTMIGGGAFFKIASVSALTHNAWLSILVWPLAGFITLMAGLSVAELAAIFPEDGGPVKYLQEIYGPKIAFLFGWSLIIIYYPANIAALSIVFATQLKQIPSFSNFSTTGVALVVMATVLLVNWFGSKLSSEVQKLALIIKLLPIAAIIIFAVFSGSPNQLASAPLPHLNSANGAAFGQALLAVLFAYDGWLSIGNLAGEIKNPAKTLSRAITWGVFGVTIIYTLLNWGYLRITPWSKIVGNQGAALLTAQRLFGNFGGLIISIGILVSVFGAINGHLMVGSRMPYTLGKQNKLPAANFFAKLNRKTIVPTNSMLFECAIAAIMIFSGTFDSLTDMLVYVSWIFSILLFVGVFILRQKQPELTRPYKVPLFPWPPILAIIGALFIVINTTLTQPVLAVIGILLTLTGWPVYLWVEKK